A region of the Drosophila subobscura isolate 14011-0131.10 chromosome J, UCBerk_Dsub_1.0, whole genome shotgun sequence genome:
GGCCTCCTGGCATCGCTTAAAACCCTTACTCTACTCTTCTCTACTCCCTCCTGCGCAGGGCGTCATCTATTTGCACGAGTCACCCATCCGCTTCCATGGCGCACTGTGCACTTCCAACTGTCTGGTTGACTCGCGATGGGTGGTCAAGCTGACCGACTTTGGGCTGTTTGCCTTCAAGCAGGGCATCGAGGACAGCTCCATGGATATGCAGCACATGTCGGCCAAGTGTCTCAGTGAGTGCTTACCACTCTCCCCCGTTATGGTTCGCCTTCTCGTTTGTCCCTCTAATGGAACTATTATTCCTTTTGCAGAGCTGCTCTACCGCGCCCCGGAACTCCTCAGGCTGGGCCCCTCGTCACTAGTCATGGGCACGCAGCGCGGAGACTCCTATTCCTTTGGCATTCTGCTCTACGAGATGCATGTGCGGCGTGGACCCTTCGGGGAGACAGGCCTGACACCCATGCAATGTCTGCAGAAGGTTCTCCAGCCGCAGGATCAGCTGAATCCCTACAGACCCTCACTTCAGCCCCTGGAAACGGCCTTTGATTGCGTCAGCGAGTGCTTGCGGGAGTGCTGGTCGGAGCGGCCCGAGGATAGACCGGACTTCAAGACAATCCGCGCCAAGCTGCGACCCCTGCGCAAGGGTATGCGGCCGAACATCTTCGACAACATGATGGCCATGATGGAGAAGTACGCCAACAACCTGGAGGCGCTCGTGGACGATCGCACGgaccagctgcaggaggagaagaagaagactgACGCACTGCTGCACGAGATGCTGCCGCGCTGCGTGGCCGACCAGCTGAAGAAGGGCCACAAGGTGGACCCCGAGCACTACGAGCAGGTCAGCATATACTTCAGCGACATTGTCGGCTTCACGGCCATGTCCGCCGAGTGCACGCCCCTGCAGGTGGTGGACTTCCTGAACGATCTCTACACCTGCTTCGACTCGATAATTGGCCACTACGATGTCTACAAAGTGGAGACCATTGGCGACGCCTACATGGTGGTGTCGGGACTACCGCTGCGCAACGGGGACCTGCATGCGGCCGAGATTGCCACTATGTCGCTGCACCTCCTGAGTGCCGTCTCCGAGTTTAAGATCCGTCATCGGCCGACCAatcgtctgctgctgcgcattGGCATCCACTCGGGTCCGGTCTGTGCCGGCGTCGTGGGCCTGAAGATGCCGCGATACTGCCTCTTCGGCGACACCGTTAACACCGCCTCGCGCATGGAGTCCAGCGGCGTGCCGCTGAAGATCCACTGCAGCGGACAGTGCCGACAGCTGCTCGATCGCTTGGGCGGCTACCACTTCCAGGAGCGCGGCATGATCTCGATGAAGGGCAAGGGTGAGCAACGCACATACTGGCTGCTgggcgaggacgaggaggcGCGTACACGCCGCACCTACGAACGCTCCCAGCGAAGGGGTTCGCGGGCACTCAACAAATTTATCCAAGGCACTATCAAGCAGGCCCAGGACCAGGCCAACGAGTACGGCATACGGTCCTCCTTGAAGCAGAAGCATCTGCCGCGAAACTCGCTGACTCGATCCTCCAGCCTGGAGTCGCCCAAGAAGCTGCGATTCGCTGCGGGCAGTCTCCTCGAACATCATCGCTATCACAGGTTTGCGGTTGTCTTTATGTGTCTCTCGGGGCAGCAACTTATCTTTGGAACACTTTCAGTGACGAGGCCCTGCTCGAGGTGGACTCCTACACAGGGCTGCGCCGCTCCTCGGGCGGATCCACACACTCGCGCTACGAGGAGACGACGCTATCGCTGACGCTCTCCTGCCAGAGCATCGAAGTGGTGAGCACCcagcagaatcagaatcagcgGCGTCCCTCCTCATATACCACTGCCAACACACCGCTGCTCCTGAACCATGTGGAGGTTTGAACAATCGAAGCGGCTGCACTGGCGGTTGCCCAGTCTTTCTAGTACTTATAGTATAACCCAATTACAGGGATATTAGTGGAATTTGTGTTCAGTATGTTTAGCAAAGTATTTCTATCGCTTTTAGTGTTGTTAGGACGGGGACAGACCCCCATCCCAAAACACCCTACAGAAATTCTGTTGGCATGTTCCGCTTGGCTGGGGTCTGTGCTCCGTCCAGTGTGCAATTGTGGTATCTGTAGCATCAGCATATTGTGAGTGATTATAAATCTAGTCGTTGTCTAAACAAATCCAATCGCTAACTTAAACTAAACCAAATAGTCAATAACCATACCACACCTTCGTGGATGAATAAACATGCAGGAGAAAGTACTCGTAAAAGTCCAAAGGTCTAAGATGTCTTTTTACTGCCAGCCGCTTTTATCAGTCGATCAGCGACTAGATTGTTGTCGCCTGATCCGGAGTGTTCTTCTGTGCCAGCCGCTTCGTTTTTGCCGAAAAGGAACTCATTGTAGAAGCATCCCTTGCTGCCGTCCGCTTTGTGGTAATGCACATTGGGAATTATTTCCTCACCGCAACTTGTGCTCTCGGAGCTTTCCTTGTGCAGTTTTTTAGGAGTTTGACCAAGCGACACAGGCTTTGGCTTCCGTTTGTCCGCCGCAAACTGCAAGGTGTAGGCCATGTTGGTCGGAACCTCTACCTTATCGGATGTTCCAATAGccctgttctgctgctgctccttgtagCTATTCAGTGCTGTGGCGACCTTAATTCGGTCCAGCTGCTCCAAGGACGGGAATCGTTCCCTCAGCCGGCGCCGCTCCTCAGACAGCTTAAACTGCTCAAACTCCAGCAGCTGGTTCTGGAAACCGGTGTTCGGATTGGCTACAGCGCGACCCGCGCGCACCACCTTCAACGCCTCCTTCCAGTTGAGGTGCGTGGCCGTCATTATGTAGGCCACGGCCACAGTCACCGAGCGCGACATACCCGCCAGGCAGTGGATGAGCACGTTGCCCTCTCGCAGCCGGGCGGCGTGGATAAAATCATTGCAGACGGAGAAGTACTGGGAGAGGTTCTGGTCCGGCGTGTCCGAGGCCATGACACATAGGTAGTGTTTGTCCTGCAAGAAATTGGAACAGAGTTAGCTGGGGTGGGAATGGGTCGGTGTTGGCAACGTACCGGCAAGAGACGTCTGGGACTGTCATGTATGGCGACGATGTGCGATATCTGGAACCTCTCCAGCTGCGCATGATCCTTGGAGTCGTGGTAGCTGCCAACATACACGCCCGGCAGCACCTGCCGCACGAAATGTAGATGAATTAGACATTAGGACCTGCTTGACTTGGCTCAACTCACCTCTGCCATATGCCAGTTCATGGCCTGGTCAGCAAATGATTCAAGCTGTCATTATATTTTTCGCattctgttttgtttacattttgctgttgaccagtgtgaccgtggacttatcaaaaaaatataccgcacgtcagttttgtttacattttgagTGAGATCGCCGACTGCCAATCGAATATGTcgataaatacgagtatacaACGTAAGCAGTGAGTCTACCAATACCGTATAATGTAAACTGTAAAAATAGTTAAATTCAAATAGTGAAAAGTCAGGGACGACAGAAAAGTGGTGAATTTAATTGACAAGTGCAGACAAGTGTACGCGACTGGAGGTCATGTACTTTCTGAACATTTCTTGCACCTGTGCCAAGTTTATTTTGATAGGAACTCTTCGGGGACATCGCCAGGTAATGTGCCATCCAGTGGGCGTTGTCTAAACGCCAACCTTAACTAAATAAGATTAATAGGGATATTCGTGgggcttttattttataagcTAGTATGTGTTAAAATGTTTCGTGTCTTGGAGACAGTTGCCTTTATTATTGTATAATAATTGTATTAATTTTTCAAACTTAACGATTTCATTATATAACTTTAGTTTAAAACCGTTTTGTGCATTTCTCTAGGCATTCCAAATACAATATTTGATTGCCCCACCATCCATCCTAAGCATCTTAACTGAACCTCCTCCTTTTGCTAAAGCCAGCTTGCAAAAATGTCTCAAATCTCCCTTAGATTGTTTTCGATATTCTAGGAAGtgtttgtaaataaatttacgcccttacaaattacaaatctATTTGTGTTTCATTTCTTAACGATAAGCCACAAGCTTTAAAGCACACAACAATGCGtttggtttaattttgtttttaattttggtttCGCTTAAATTTTGTGTCTCGCCTAATTTCGAAAAATCCTCTGGTATTGCTTTtcgcacgtgtgtgtgtgtgtgtgtgtgtgtgagagagagagagagagagcgtgggcCGTGGGCCGTGTGGGGGCGTGAGGAGTGAGCTAATAAACTTGGTTTATATATTCAATGCTCTACACAATGCAACAACTCTAAATAACAATCGCAATATCAATATCAGCTAGGTATGAATGTATATAACGCTTATGTTTCTGGCTTTCCTGTGCAGCCAtttatcttttgttgtttgctatcaaaatattttcaacaatgAATCTAATCCAAAATACGCAATTGTACAATTCTTAATTATTGCCTCGCTTGCTTGGTACAAAACTAACAAATGCCCGCACTGCcagaggctggggctgggcctggACCTGATCCTGGGCCTAGGGGGTGGTCGGTCAGGCCTTGAGACCTTGAACCGACAACAAAACTTCtcgtataaatatgtacatacgagtacgtACGCTCTATAATATACagtaaatatgtgtgtatatgtatatgtcgGTACTGTTTAAATGCGTCTCTGAAAAATAATCTCTCAACTCAACATCTGATTTTGATTGAAGCTGCTCCCAGAGCCGAGGCCCAGCAACCAAAGCCAGCAACGTAGGATGCCACAGCCTTGGCGTctaacagtaacagtaagcCCGAGAGTAGCTCCCAACATCCACGGAACCCTCCATAATCTCGAAATAATTCTGCAGGTCTCGCGCGCGTGTACCAATGGATGCCATGCCGGTTATGCCTAGGCAATACGGGTTACGGATTAAAGACTAAGTAGTTCCAGTAGGGATACAGTGGGTGCAGGTGTAGTTCGCTTCAAGTACAATCCCCTCTGGCCTGGCCTTCATCTCGGCTTTTTCACCAGACTAGTGGATCTGTgggaggagggagagaggcTCTCTATGATTTGCAAGGAACTGGATGATGCAGAATTGAGTACTGACCTCTTAACCCCGTGACGTGGACTGGGCGGAGGTGTGTTGCAAGGCGAAGGAGGCGCCGAGCCACCCGACGAGCCCCGCGACGATGCTATTGACATAGTGGAGGCACGCGGTGCGGAACAGCCCAGATAAATGGCGGATCCCTTGTCAGGATCTCGCAGATCCACGCGTGACCCGTGGACAGAGGAGGGAACCGAACCTGAGTGATACAGAATTAAGAATTATTTTTTAGAATCATCTCCCCACTCACCCGTGTAGGCATGCAGACCTGCCGGACTGCTCCGCGGACGCACGCCAAAGCCGCTCACAGTGCTGGCACTGCGCTGGAGCTGGGCTGAGCCTCCGTCGCTATCCCTGCTCTTGGACTCCCTCCGACTGCCGGCACTGTTCACCCGCGGAGCTCCGCTCGTGGAGCTTCCTGCCCGCGGTGCACATTGGCTCTTGCAAGGCTGCTGGgagcgctgctcctgctctcgGCGGGCGTCCTCGAAGGCGGCGGCGTACTGGGCCGCCTCGCTGGAGGTGGTGGGCGGCTGGTCGAGCGGAATATCGTCCTCGGGTATGGTGGTGCGCTCGTTGCCCACCGACCGgcggggcagcggcaggggcgaGTGTTTGGGTGATGTGGGGCAGGACTGGGCGGCAACTCCGGCACTTACACTGAGCATGCTGGACGAGGCGCTGGTGTTGGCGTTGGAGGATTGGGCACGGAATCGCGAGTTCGTCGAGGCCGTCGA
Encoded here:
- the LOC117894221 gene encoding dual specificity protein phosphatase 22-like — protein: MNWHMAEVLPGVYVGSYHDSKDHAQLERFQISHIVAIHDSPRRLLPDKHYLCVMASDTPDQNLSQYFSVCNDFIHAARLREGNVLIHCLAGMSRSVTVAVAYIMTATHLNWKEALKVVRAGRAVANPNTGFQNQLLEFEQFKLSEERRRLRERFPSLEQLDRIKVATALNSYKEQQQNRAIGTSDKVEVPTNMAYTLQFAADKRKPKPVSLGQTPKKLHKESSESTSCGEEIIPNVHYHKADGSKGCFYNEFLFGKNEAAGTEEHSGSGDNNLVADRLIKAAGSKKTS
- the LOC117894325 gene encoding dual specificity protein phosphatase CDC14AB-like isoform X2; this translates as MGNGMNKVLPGLYVGNYRDSKDHAQLERFQISHIVAIHDSPRRLLPDKHYLCVMASDTPDQNLSQYFSVCNDFIHAARLREGNVLIHCLAGMSRSVTVAVAYIMTATHLNWKEALKVVRAGRAVANPNTGFQNQLLEFEQFKLSEERRRLRERFPSTALEQLDRLKVATALNNYKELLQNRDICEGNCSRGEKCPTGVCNMDPTKGLFRRRPSTASTNSRFRAQSSNANTSASSSMLSVSAGVAAQSCPTSPKHSPLPLPRRSVGNERTTIPEDDIPLDQPPTTSSEAAQYAAAFEDARREQEQRSQQPCKSQCAPRAGSSTSGAPRVNSAGSRRESKSRDSDGGSAQLQRSASTVSGFGVRPRSSPAGSVPSSVHGSRVDLRDPDKGSAIYLGCSAPRASTMSIASSRGSSGGSAPPSPCNTPPPSPRHGVKRSTSLVKKPR
- the LOC117894325 gene encoding uncharacterized protein LOC117894325 isoform X1 — its product is MGNGMNKVLPGLYVGNYRDSKDHAQLERFQISHIVAIHDSPRRLLPDKHYLCVMASDTPDQNLSQYFSVCNDFIHAARLREGNVLIHCLAGMSRSVTVAVAYIMTATHLNWKEALKVVRAGRAVANPNTGFQNQLLEFEQFKLSEERRRLRERFPSTALEQLDRLKVATALNNYKELLQNRDICEGNCSRGEKCPTGVCNMDPTKGLFRRRPSTASTNSRFRAQSSNANTSASSSMLSVSAGVAAQSCPTSPKHSPLPLPRRSVGNERTTIPEDDIPLDQPPTTSSEAAQYAAAFEDARREQEQRSQQPCKSQCAPRAGSSTSGAPRVNSAGSRRESKSRDSDGGSAQLQRSASTVSGFGVRPRSSPAGLHAYTGSVPSSVHGSRVDLRDPDKGSAIYLGCSAPRASTMSIASSRGSSGGSAPPSPCNTPPPSPRHGVKRSTSLVKKPR